The nucleotide window aaaacatctgCTTAAACTGATGATTGATCATGAGGTGGAGTAAGCCCTGGACGTGTGCTGGAGAACAACATGAGCTGTGGTCAGGAAGACTCGTCCTCTGCATGTGTGTTTTCATCATGTTCTTCTGTTGCCTGTCTGTGgtctgttgtctgtctgtcttctgttgtctgtctgtggtCCGCGTCGCTCAGAGCGGTCAGCAGCACCTTCAGCAGTGTGTTCTCCTTCAGGAGCTCCTCGGAGGCGTCTGCCAGCTCCTGCAGTCTGTGAACAGTGTGTGTGAGCTGGTGTGTTTTCTCCCGGTACAGCGCCTCCAGCTGGTGGATCTGCGCTTGCAGCTCTTGGTTCTGGCTCtgcagtgtgtgcgtgtgcagcGTGAGCCGCCGGTTCTCCCGCCACAGCACATCCAGCTGCTGGGACACACGCTCTCGAACCCGGTGCAGAGAGAACACTTCCTGCTGCAGCGCCCGGAGCTCCGCCCCCAGCAGAGAAACTGACTCCTCCCCTCTAACTGGCTCCTCCCCTTCTCCCGACTGCTGCTCCTCCCATGGGGCGTGGCCTGTGTGCTGCAGAACGAAGCGCAGCAGGTTTGGAACAGTCATGGGTGTGTTTTCTGGAAACTTCACACTCATCTGCTTcctgcggacacacacacacacacacacacgcacactagcTACAGTCCAGACAGTTATATTAATGTGAATGTTGGGTTATTGCATTAAAGAATGCTGGATGCAACATTAATGGAAGTGTTTCTCCATAACCTCTGCTCACTGATGAAGTGATGCATGCAATAATGCAATAAGAATGTAAACAACAGCTGCTTCCTCCAGCTTATTATGTGACGTGCTGTAGTTTGTGCTGATCAGTTGATCTGAcggatataaatgtgtgtgtgtgtgtgtgtgtgtgtgtgtgtgtgtgtgtgtgtgtgtgtaaatgtgaaactGAACCTGTGTCTGGGGAAGAAGAGCACGGTGGGCAGATGATCCACCATGAACTCCCAGGGCAGATCATTACGGCCCACATTGactctgaaaacaacacaaacacagactcagCGATGACGGCGGTTTCAGAGATCTAAACACAACTGATTTACCTCAGCAAATGTCCAGAACAGCAATATTATTAGAGCTGCATTCACCAGTAGAGCTGTGATGATAGACCAACACATGACTCTGCAGGGATGCTCAGATATTCCTGATGCTTTATTAATCTCTCCTTAATCAAGTCTGAGCTTAGTGTTAATCAACAGGTGGCGCTGTAAGCTTTACACACAGTCTCTGATTCCATGCACACATTAATAACACTACATTAACCTCAAAGTGCAAGATTTGATAACGTAGAGGGCAGAgtactgttaaacactagcatttACTGTAGCACCACCTGCTGTTGAAAATGAGAGTACAGCGCCCTCTACTGATTAATGTAGTCCATTCAGAAattactgactaaactaataataatatttgtgacTTTATGTAACTGACCTACTGCTAGATGAACCTGACACACTGTTTATTGTAGTATTACCTCTGCTAtattgtatttcattcattcattcattttattttcggcttagaccctttattaatttgggattgccacagtggaatgaaccgacaacttatccagcatatgtttaacacagcggatgtcctttcagatgcaacccagtactgggaaacacccataaacactcattctcactcatacactatagacaattaagcctacccaattccggagcacccggaggaaacccacgccaacacggagagaacatgcaaactccacacagaaacaccaactgaccctgctaggaccagcaaccttcttgctgtgaggcgattgtgctgcccactgcgccaccgtgccgccctatatTGTATTTCATTTGTAAGGTATTCTTACTTTAATAATCACTTGACGGTGCttctttaattaacttattaGAAACTGTGACCCGTGAGAGATCTGCAGCGCTGCAGCTCTACATGATCACACATTACCTGGCCACCGTGAGCGCCCTGTTCCCCCGGAAGAGGCGACCCAGCTGGAGAAACACGTGATTGAGAACAGAGCAGAATCCACACCAGGCTGAGTAATACAGCAGCAGCACGTCCTGCGGAGACACAACACAGCCTTCAGCAACAGTCAACGCCGTCCAGCTTCATTAGCGCAGCGCCTACACACTCCAGCTCAGCTTCAGAAAAGGTGCACATCATTACACTACAGTCACCATCACAAAAGCTGAGGGGTTGAATTCATAGAGttggaaaatcagtatgcgatcAGTAGCACTTATCTACAGTGGAGGTAAGTATTGAACAGAACACATTACTGAAGGTGCGGTTGCCTTGAAATTCTGTCTAAATTATTTAGAAATGAAGTCATgtgtaataaaaagaaatgaagaactaaaaaaaaagtattgaacacatgaagaaagggaggtgtatttgtgcagtgaaggcccagacagcagctgaaatccctCAGTAGTTCTTCAGTGGCCCTccgcccttcctcagtgtaattgaagatcagctgcttcagtccaacatctacatcagcaggaggatgaagatcaaGCTATTTCAGCAAgacatgatccaaaacacagccgaggagactctcagatgctttcagagaaagaaagtcaagctgtagaatggcccagccaatcacctgatccgaatccaaaagagaaaacaatacagctcagatttgatagacgagacccacagaagcgtCAAGATTCTGACAGTCTGtcgaagtctgtgagaaactcacccCTGAGCACTGCATGAGGCTTCagtctccatatgagaggcgtctttaagctgccgtcaATAATAAAGcctttatataaagtataaacACAGTTCAGCTCTTTCTCCCTCTGTCAGTCCATTATTATTCCACAGAACTCGTCATTCAGATgcattttatgtttatgtttaagtTGCTTGGGTTTATAGCAAACTCTGGCTCAGTTCCAGTTCAGCAGCTCCTCTAGAGAGACCACTCCCCCGCTGTGGGCGTGGCTATCctgcagtgtttacagtgtggTATCTGTGTCTATAATTAGGGTTGAAAGGGGCGGGACATTTACATGGGAACTAGGGTTGGGCCAATAGaggatgccatcgtccatcgccgatggctaatagacaacacgatgctgagccggcatcgccgatcctccgccTGACCCCTAATCGCAAAcctgctcgcgaaaaatacacactcaggggccgatcacaccgaacccGCATTAACGTTCCgattttgttgacaagaaaaaaaggagcGCGGTGCGctttttatgtcgctaggcaacgactgaatcagctggatATTGTGCGAGAGTGTTGCTGCTGATATTAATATAACTGTAATATCGAATAATAacgtgatattcaagatttgtgaagtcatgcAGCTCTGGATaacacaagtctctcctccatcctCAATAGTCTCCcttgttgtcttgacaacataaacactgcaggcacctcaacggaaaccccgcctctgctttcatttgattggagaatgaaacagACGAGACTGACGTAACGCGCTTTTTCCGCTCAGAGTTGACTCTTTTCAAATGCGTGCGCAAGAGCACAAACGCGAGGCGCGCATCAAGCATAAGCAGCGCGCAAAACCCTCGCGACGcgagtaaaccattcaaaagaggcGCCTCTTAACGAACAGCGCATTAGGTGTGATcggccctgtttacactgataCGGCTCGCGTTAAAACGGCATTTAAGAAGGAAAATGATCCACATACACAGAACAATGGCCATGCGGGTCAGCTAGtggaaacggtaggctacaaataattaaatcGTTAAGGATTAATTAATTGAATTcatgatgatgccatcgtccatcgcgatgtttcacattagacatcacgatgccaaattggtcgccATCGCCCGACCCTAATGGCAACATTCAGATCTGTCTAAAGCCGAGCTGATCTCACCCTTTGCGAGTCCATGACCGTCTGCAGGAAGCTGTCTGAGGTCACTTCCTGTACGAGGCTCTGTGTCTGCTGAGGTGCTTCCTGTCCCACTAGATGTCTGCGCAGTGGGCTGTAGGGAACGCTGAAGTTCTGGATGAAGCCTTCTGCTCCACACACAAACAGAGGAACAACAGGTTCATCCGCTAATCAGACGCTAACAGTGTCCATCACACAACACCTGTTCAGACGCAGAATCAGTGTGTGTCCATCAGCCTgctggtgtgcgtgtgtgtgcgtgtgcgtgtctatgtatgtgtgtaagtgtgtgtgtgtgttacccagAGTGCCGCTGGGCTCCAGCACGTGGTGTGTCTCGTCTCTGAggttgatgatggtgatgaagggCCGGTGGAGTCCCCCGCGGGCCCCCAGTCTGTGAGCCAGGGGCCGGTGCAGCTCTGCGTCCAGCATGTAGAAGCGCAGCGTGCGGTTGGAGCGGCACTGCAGCCCGCTGATGGAGGCCCCACTGCACACACTCGCCCCGCCGCGGCACACACTCGCTCCGCAACACACACTCAGCCGGCCGGACGGTGTGTATGAGCTCTGGACGCTCCAGCAGGAGGCGCTGGACTGCAGACGCTGGAGGCTCTGGTGGAGCCCGGAGCAGACTGAGCGCTggacacacacctcacacacaccagagCTCGCACACACCGGCACACACTGACAGCAGAGACGCGGAGCAGACGAGCCACAGCCAGACTGATAGAGCAGAGCCACAGCggacacctgacacacacacacacacacacacacacacacacacacacacacacacacacacacacacacacacacacagagacacacacacacacacacacacacacacacacagacagacacacacacagacagacagacagattaataacacacacacacagtctgccgGTGTTGTTATACCGCAGTAAACACTCTCCAGGCTCCGGCTGCATGTACCTGATCGAGCAGCTGATTGGCTGTGAGGGGATTGTGTGGGAGGAAGGTCAGGAGGGCAGGGCCCTTCTGTAGCTCCGCCTCCAGAGAGTAACTCTTGGCTCTGGTTGGTTGAATCCAGTAGACGACGCTCTCTTTGTTCTCCAGCACCCAATCAGAGACGGCCTGTGCGGTGAAGTTCCTCTGCGCTCGCGGGAACACCTGAAACACCACAGCAGGGTCACACCCCGCCTGCTCtctcagtgtgagtgtgtgtgtgtgtgtgagagagagagagaactcaCCAGCGAGCTGTTCAAACGGCGGTGCAAATACACACTTTCATCTTCCCTGAGAGACACGCCCTCTGCCACCGCCTGATTGGTCACCACAGCGAAGCGCACCGCCCCCTGGTGATCTGCACCAATCAGAAAGCAGCGTGTCAGAGCTCACAGGTGAGCatgagtgatgtgtgtgtgtggatgtgagtgtgtgtgtgcacctcgTCGCAGCGCGTGCAGAGCAGACAACAGAAAGGTGAGGTAACCTGCCGGCTGAGGAGACCAGCTAAACCTGAAATAACCCACCACACCCTgctggagcacacacacacacgcacacacacacacacacacacacacacacacacacacacacacaataaacagtTTTACGGTGAATCACTACAATGAACATCAgcatagagtgtgtgtgtatcaaatgatagatgtgtgtgtgtgtgtgtgtacctggtgCTGTGTGAGAAAGGAGTGCAGGGCTCCAGCCGTGGGCAGGTACACAAGCGGAGCACAAACCCTGAGGATGAAGCTCTCCAGATAATCGGAGCGAACCGGACCCCTGTACTCGATCGGCCCGAACctgtgacatacacacacacacacacacaaataaacaaataaacaaacaaaaaaacacacatgcacacaacgAAATACgcacataaacacagacacacacaggctCACACGtacgcacacaaacaaacaaaacacacacagacacacacacacccacacagtaTTAATGAGTTAAATTGaaacattgaaaaaataaaattttaataagtaataaaaatattattgtgcATTTGTAGTCaaggtgctgtgtgtgtgtgtgtgtgtgtgtgtgttgtacctcCTGTAGTACAGATGAATGACGGGATACTGGAAGAAGCTCTTCTGCTTCCTGCAGCGGCCCTGATGCCACCAGCAGTTCA belongs to Danio rerio strain Tuebingen ecotype United States chromosome 1, GRCz12tu, whole genome shotgun sequence and includes:
- the txndc11 gene encoding thioredoxin domain-containing protein 11; amino-acid sequence: MLRRVRAELRQAVNQMARRPVKILCCGAVLLTCALLLPITLTCGRVKSVVSPARPPMRFFPAEAPVLDLFLGQLEEADRLREEADVSVLFFYAPWCAHSITARQHVQQVALRLADQVQFLAVNCWWHQGRCRKQKSFFQYPVIHLYYRRFGPIEYRGPVRSDYLESFILRVCAPLVYLPTAGALHSFLTQHQQGVVGYFRFSWSPQPAGYLTFLLSALHALRRDHQGAVRFAVVTNQAVAEGVSLREDESVYLHRRLNSSLVFPRAQRNFTAQAVSDWVLENKESVVYWIQPTRAKSYSLEAELQKGPALLTFLPHNPLTANQLLDQVSAVALLYQSGCGSSAPRLCCQCVPVCASSGVCEVCVQRSVCSGLHQSLQRLQSSASCWSVQSSYTPSGRLSVCCGASVCRGGASVCSGASISGLQCRSNRTLRFYMLDAELHRPLAHRLGARGGLHRPFITIINLRDETHHVLEPSGTLEGFIQNFSVPYSPLRRHLVGQEAPQQTQSLVQEVTSDSFLQTVMDSQRDVLLLYYSAWCGFCSVLNHVFLQLGRLFRGNRALTVARVNVGRNDLPWEFMVDHLPTVLFFPRHRKQMSVKFPENTPMTVPNLLRFVLQHTGHAPWEEQQSGEGEEPVRGEESVSLLGAELRALQQEVFSLHRVRERVSQQLDVLWRENRRLTLHTHTLQSQNQELQAQIHQLEALYREKTHQLTHTVHRLQELADASEELLKENTLLKVLLTALSDADHRQTTEDRQTTDHRQATEEHDENTHAEDESS
- the txndc11 gene encoding thioredoxin domain-containing protein 11 isoform X2, producing MLRRVRAELRQAVNQMARRPVKILCCGAVLLTCALLLPITLTCGRVKSVVSPARPPMRFFPAEAPVLDLFLGQLEEADRLREEADVSVLFFYAPWCAHSITARQHVQQVALRLADQVQFLAVNCWWHQGRCRKQKSFFQYPVIHLYYRRFGPIEYRGPVRSDYLESFILRVCAPLVYLPTAGALHSFLTQHQGVVGYFRFSWSPQPAGYLTFLLSALHALRRDHQGAVRFAVVTNQAVAEGVSLREDESVYLHRRLNSSLVFPRAQRNFTAQAVSDWVLENKESVVYWIQPTRAKSYSLEAELQKGPALLTFLPHNPLTANQLLDQVSAVALLYQSGCGSSAPRLCCQCVPVCASSGVCEVCVQRSVCSGLHQSLQRLQSSASCWSVQSSYTPSGRLSVCCGASVCRGGASVCSGASISGLQCRSNRTLRFYMLDAELHRPLAHRLGARGGLHRPFITIINLRDETHHVLEPSGTLEGFIQNFSVPYSPLRRHLVGQEAPQQTQSLVQEVTSDSFLQTVMDSQRDVLLLYYSAWCGFCSVLNHVFLQLGRLFRGNRALTVARVNVGRNDLPWEFMVDHLPTVLFFPRHRKQMSVKFPENTPMTVPNLLRFVLQHTGHAPWEEQQSGEGEEPVRGEESVSLLGAELRALQQEVFSLHRVRERVSQQLDVLWRENRRLTLHTHTLQSQNQELQAQIHQLEALYREKTHQLTHTVHRLQELADASEELLKENTLLKVLLTALSDADHRQTTEDRQTTDHRQATEEHDENTHAEDESS
- the txndc11 gene encoding thioredoxin domain-containing protein 11 isoform X1; translation: MNINIISYTADHNTHLRVNTLMNINIISYITAHNTHLRSCEECSVSGPSADAVLPRGGTSAGSVPGSAGGSGSAAGGSGCVGALLLRPLVCSLHHSTATRPAGGAASGRPGAVPGCELLVASGPLQEAEELLPVSRHSSVLQEVRADRVQGSGSLRLSGELHPQGLCSACVPAHGWSPALLSHTAPDHQGAVRFAVVTNQAVAEGVSLREDESVYLHRRLNSSLVFPRAQRNFTAQAVSDWVLENKESVVYWIQPTRAKSYSLEAELQKGPALLTFLPHNPLTANQLLDQVSAVALLYQSGCGSSAPRLCCQCVPVCASSGVCEVCVQRSVCSGLHQSLQRLQSSASCWSVQSSYTPSGRLSVCCGASVCRGGASVCSGASISGLQCRSNRTLRFYMLDAELHRPLAHRLGARGGLHRPFITIINLRDETHHVLEPSGTLEGFIQNFSVPYSPLRRHLVGQEAPQQTQSLVQEVTSDSFLQTVMDSQRDVLLLYYSAWCGFCSVLNHVFLQLGRLFRGNRALTVARVNVGRNDLPWEFMVDHLPTVLFFPRHRKQMSVKFPENTPMTVPNLLRFVLQHTGHAPWEEQQSGEGEEPVRGEESVSLLGAELRALQQEVFSLHRVRERVSQQLDVLWRENRRLTLHTHTLQSQNQELQAQIHQLEALYREKTHQLTHTVHRLQELADASEELLKENTLLKVLLTALSDADHRQTTEDRQTTDHRQATEEHDENTHAEDESS
- the txndc11 gene encoding thioredoxin domain-containing protein 11 isoform X3, whose product is MRFFPAEAPVLDLFLGQLEEADRLREEADVSVLFFYAPWCAHSITARQHVQQVALRLADQVQFLAVNCWWHQGRCRKQKSFFQYPVIHLYYRRFGPIEYRGPVRSDYLESFILRVCAPLVYLPTAGALHSFLTQHQQGVVGYFRFSWSPQPAGYLTFLLSALHALRRDHQGAVRFAVVTNQAVAEGVSLREDESVYLHRRLNSSLVFPRAQRNFTAQAVSDWVLENKESVVYWIQPTRAKSYSLEAELQKGPALLTFLPHNPLTANQLLDQVSAVALLYQSGCGSSAPRLCCQCVPVCASSGVCEVCVQRSVCSGLHQSLQRLQSSASCWSVQSSYTPSGRLSVCCGASVCRGGASVCSGASISGLQCRSNRTLRFYMLDAELHRPLAHRLGARGGLHRPFITIINLRDETHHVLEPSGTLEGFIQNFSVPYSPLRRHLVGQEAPQQTQSLVQEVTSDSFLQTVMDSQRDVLLLYYSAWCGFCSVLNHVFLQLGRLFRGNRALTVARVNVGRNDLPWEFMVDHLPTVLFFPRHRKQMSVKFPENTPMTVPNLLRFVLQHTGHAPWEEQQSGEGEEPVRGEESVSLLGAELRALQQEVFSLHRVRERVSQQLDVLWRENRRLTLHTHTLQSQNQELQAQIHQLEALYREKTHQLTHTVHRLQELADASEELLKENTLLKVLLTALSDADHRQTTEDRQTTDHRQATEEHDENTHAEDESS